One genomic segment of Polyangiaceae bacterium includes these proteins:
- a CDS encoding SPFH domain-containing protein produces the protein MSTPETNRLPDPNTWRGARPIEDPEKTKRWGFVTAKPSEYLVHVRRGRVLGTSGQGASCFKWPWDAVAIVPTSLQRLAFRADQVTLEKVGVEVVGLAVYRIADPLIAYRVLNFSFPERAQQKLEETLTQMFVGATRRLVANLPVEDCLKKRKSALAAELLREVAPVVGGEGTPDDTTDKGWGVVIDTIEIQEVRVLSAGVFASMQAPFRSELERAARQARADAERDIALRDEDCRKSIEEAKIRTTLAVQAERSSLERAEAEARLERALRDETTRRDVERARLDASAEVEAHALRLQEQTREQQAEAEAHTRRRLQRAKQIELETHEALLLAARAQAELAALELDANVAKRERELVVVGNEGRLRAELALLDAQAEREAAEAHARRSTADHLPALAAAMSQRFENVNLTHIGGDPSAAFGSIAHAIRGVLDIVNSSSSKQSAP, from the coding sequence ATGAGCACCCCCGAAACGAACCGGCTGCCCGATCCCAACACTTGGCGCGGAGCGCGCCCCATCGAAGACCCGGAGAAGACGAAGCGCTGGGGCTTCGTGACGGCGAAGCCCAGCGAATATCTGGTGCACGTGCGACGCGGTCGCGTGCTCGGAACGTCCGGGCAAGGCGCTTCCTGCTTCAAGTGGCCTTGGGACGCGGTGGCGATCGTGCCCACCAGCCTGCAGCGGCTGGCGTTTCGCGCGGACCAAGTGACCCTGGAAAAGGTGGGCGTCGAAGTGGTCGGCCTGGCGGTGTATCGCATCGCCGATCCGTTGATCGCCTACCGCGTGCTCAACTTCTCCTTCCCCGAGCGCGCCCAGCAGAAGCTCGAAGAAACGTTGACGCAGATGTTCGTGGGCGCCACTCGCCGCCTCGTCGCCAACTTGCCCGTGGAGGACTGCCTGAAGAAGCGCAAGAGCGCGTTGGCGGCAGAGCTGTTGCGGGAAGTGGCGCCCGTGGTCGGCGGCGAAGGCACGCCCGACGACACCACGGACAAGGGCTGGGGCGTGGTGATCGACACGATCGAGATCCAAGAGGTGCGCGTGCTATCTGCGGGCGTTTTTGCCTCGATGCAGGCGCCATTTCGTTCGGAGCTCGAACGCGCCGCGCGCCAAGCTCGCGCCGACGCCGAGCGCGACATCGCGCTGCGTGACGAAGATTGCCGCAAGTCGATTGAAGAGGCGAAGATCAGGACGACCCTGGCGGTTCAGGCCGAGCGCTCCTCGCTGGAGCGAGCCGAAGCGGAGGCGAGATTGGAGCGAGCCCTACGCGACGAGACCACCCGTCGCGACGTGGAGCGTGCGCGCCTGGATGCCAGCGCCGAGGTAGAAGCGCACGCGCTGCGCTTGCAGGAACAGACGCGAGAGCAACAAGCGGAAGCAGAAGCGCACACGCGGCGCCGCCTCCAACGCGCGAAGCAAATCGAACTGGAAACCCACGAGGCGCTACTGCTCGCCGCGCGTGCACAGGCAGAGCTGGCAGCGTTGGAGCTGGATGCGAACGTGGCCAAGCGCGAACGCGAGTTGGTCGTGGTGGGCAACGAGGGACGCCTGCGCGCCGAGCTCGCGCTACTCGACGCCCAGGCGGAACGCGAGGCGGCTGAGGCCCACGCCCGCCGATCGACGGCCGACCACCTGCCTGCGCTGGCTGCCGCCATGAGTCAGCGCTTCGAGAACGTGAATCTGACCCACATCGGCGGCGACCCCAGTGCTGCCTTTGGCTCCATCGCCCACGCCATCCGGGGCGTACTCGATATCGTCAACTCGTCGTCGTCGAAGCAAAGCGCGCCGTAG
- a CDS encoding DUF4105 domain-containing protein yields the protein MPAWAMAPLLAATTVPPRIDVYTMGQGDDLFERFGHAAICVTYPFRSQRARCFNYGTTDFGSPPEELGWAFLRGNAKFWVSVWDRDRMLQQYVKHDRTVWVQTLPLSPEAAQTVAARLEHDALPENREYVYHHFRDNCSTRVRDIVDGADGGSLEASRTRSAPASFRGAAATRLSGETGLVFAADFLVGRGADVPLSQWDAMFLPDQLRTTLEERYGVAPHVVYERRGKAFAQNRPQTAPLHLAVGAALTSIPALLAGRAARLRLAAALLGTILGLLALVPWCVAALTQVPELRFNEVLLLLLPTDFVLLSSNARLRRQYLAVRLAGLVLASLLLGVGVLRQPLLVLAVAVAAPLAWLWQRHATARFASTTTS from the coding sequence GTGCCTGCCTGGGCGATGGCACCCCTGCTTGCCGCCACGACGGTGCCCCCGCGCATCGACGTGTACACGATGGGGCAGGGGGACGACCTGTTCGAACGATTTGGGCACGCCGCCATCTGCGTGACCTATCCCTTTCGATCGCAAAGGGCGCGCTGCTTCAACTACGGCACGACGGACTTCGGCTCACCTCCCGAGGAGCTTGGCTGGGCATTCCTGCGGGGCAATGCGAAGTTCTGGGTGAGCGTCTGGGACCGCGATCGAATGCTGCAGCAGTACGTGAAGCACGATCGCACTGTGTGGGTTCAGACCTTGCCGCTGTCGCCCGAGGCCGCCCAGACGGTGGCAGCGCGGCTCGAGCACGACGCGCTGCCCGAGAACCGGGAGTACGTCTATCACCACTTTCGTGACAACTGTTCGACGCGGGTCCGCGACATCGTCGACGGCGCAGATGGTGGCAGCCTGGAAGCTTCGCGCACGCGGTCCGCCCCAGCGAGCTTTCGCGGTGCGGCCGCGACACGGCTTTCGGGAGAGACGGGTTTGGTGTTCGCCGCGGACTTCTTGGTGGGGAGGGGCGCCGACGTGCCTCTTTCCCAGTGGGATGCGATGTTCTTGCCGGACCAGCTTCGGACCACCCTCGAAGAGCGCTACGGCGTCGCGCCGCACGTCGTCTACGAGCGACGGGGGAAGGCCTTCGCGCAGAACCGGCCGCAGACGGCCCCGCTGCATCTCGCCGTCGGCGCAGCGCTCACCTCCATTCCTGCGCTTCTCGCCGGTCGCGCAGCGCGCTTGCGTCTTGCCGCCGCGTTGCTTGGCACGATTCTCGGGCTCCTAGCCCTCGTTCCCTGGTGCGTGGCCGCCCTGACCCAAGTGCCCGAGCTGCGATTCAACGAGGTGTTGCTGCTGTTGCTCCCGACGGACTTCGTGCTGCTGAGTTCGAATGCGCGGCTACGACGCCAGTATCTGGCAGTGCGCCTTGCCGGGTTGGTTCTCGCGTCCCTGCTGCTCGGCGTTGGCGTTCTGCGACAGCCGCTCCTCGTGCTTGCCGTCGCCGTCGCGGCGCCCCTGGCTTGGCTGTGGCAGCGTCACGCTACGGCGCGCTTTGCTTCGACGACGACGAGTTGA
- a CDS encoding DUF5939 domain-containing protein yields the protein MTTELATTAAPLALGEFLQRHPWPDADAALGSRIEGFWTFEVDAVPDRVWPLVADTSRFNRAMGMSTMEFAERDGQLRGRSVNVGVVSEWVELPWTWVAERTLTCVRRYERGFARVMRAVYELAPTADGRTRLAVYFGFVPRGLVGRILLHFGLKAIRAGFEKVVGEIEQHLAREAPHPFTPGPASLHEGGAERLTADAQRLREAGLDGVLVDKLCEYVRSGDEMDIRRIRVPALARKWGSPPDEVLLACLHATRIGLLQMSWDVVCPHCRGVRQEINTLGEVPKQGECTVCGIDFQTDSENAVEVVFHVHPSVREVPEVFYCSAEPARKDHIKLQQRLAPGERLLVETRLYPGRYRLRCGGGAGELVDVQPDGARQELSWAASGRLEAATSDAEHSSLAPHPTVELVNDSDEPKLFVVESAHWSDDALRPARLFSFQGFRDLFTEEYVGSDIQLSVGEQTILFTDVVGSTEMYVRRGDPGAFVDVKRHFADIYEEVRTHGGAIVKTIGDAAMAAFVDPVSALRASYRIQQRLHARREDLKIRVRASLNTGPCIAVKLNTNIDYFGSTVNAAAKLQACAGAGQIAFPDHVARQPAVQAMLDEFGASLHDTELDSPALGGRARVRVWNVSVEE from the coding sequence ATGACGACCGAGCTGGCGACGACTGCGGCACCGCTCGCTCTGGGAGAGTTCCTGCAACGGCATCCCTGGCCTGACGCGGACGCGGCTCTGGGCTCTCGCATCGAGGGGTTCTGGACCTTCGAGGTCGACGCGGTGCCGGATCGGGTGTGGCCCCTCGTCGCAGATACGTCGCGATTCAACCGCGCCATGGGCATGTCGACCATGGAGTTCGCGGAGCGTGACGGTCAGCTGCGGGGCCGCTCCGTGAACGTCGGAGTCGTCAGTGAGTGGGTCGAGTTGCCCTGGACCTGGGTGGCAGAGCGTACGCTGACCTGTGTGCGTCGCTATGAGCGTGGCTTTGCCCGCGTGATGCGCGCGGTCTACGAGCTCGCGCCCACCGCCGACGGACGAACGCGCCTCGCGGTCTACTTTGGCTTCGTGCCGCGGGGGCTCGTCGGGCGGATCCTGCTGCACTTTGGCTTGAAGGCGATCCGCGCTGGGTTCGAGAAAGTGGTTGGCGAGATCGAGCAGCACCTGGCTCGCGAGGCGCCCCATCCCTTCACGCCGGGCCCGGCTTCCTTGCACGAGGGTGGTGCCGAGCGACTGACGGCAGATGCGCAGCGACTGCGTGAGGCGGGCCTGGACGGCGTCCTAGTCGACAAGCTGTGCGAGTACGTCCGCTCCGGTGACGAAATGGACATCCGTCGGATCCGTGTGCCCGCGCTGGCGCGAAAGTGGGGTTCGCCCCCGGATGAGGTCCTGCTGGCGTGCCTGCATGCGACCCGCATCGGGCTGTTGCAGATGTCCTGGGACGTAGTGTGTCCCCATTGTCGCGGTGTGCGGCAGGAGATCAACACCTTGGGAGAAGTGCCCAAACAAGGTGAATGCACCGTGTGTGGGATCGACTTTCAGACCGACTCGGAAAACGCCGTCGAGGTCGTGTTCCACGTGCACCCATCGGTCCGCGAAGTCCCCGAGGTGTTCTACTGCAGTGCGGAGCCCGCCAGGAAAGACCACATCAAGTTGCAGCAGCGGCTCGCCCCCGGAGAGCGCTTGTTGGTCGAAACCCGGCTCTATCCCGGGAGATATCGCCTGCGGTGCGGGGGTGGTGCTGGCGAACTAGTGGACGTGCAGCCAGACGGAGCACGACAAGAACTGAGCTGGGCTGCCTCGGGCCGACTCGAAGCGGCGACTTCGGATGCGGAGCACTCCAGTCTGGCGCCCCATCCCACGGTGGAGCTGGTGAACGACAGCGACGAGCCGAAGCTGTTCGTGGTCGAAAGCGCGCATTGGTCCGACGATGCCCTCAGGCCAGCGCGGCTCTTCAGCTTCCAAGGTTTTCGCGATCTGTTCACCGAGGAATACGTGGGCTCGGACATCCAGCTTTCCGTCGGTGAACAGACGATCTTGTTCACGGACGTGGTCGGGTCGACGGAGATGTATGTTCGACGCGGTGACCCTGGCGCCTTCGTGGACGTCAAACGGCACTTCGCGGACATCTACGAAGAAGTGCGTACCCACGGCGGCGCCATCGTCAAGACCATCGGCGACGCTGCCATGGCGGCGTTCGTGGATCCGGTGTCTGCTTTGCGCGCCTCCTACCGCATCCAGCAGCGCCTTCATGCGAGGCGAGAAGATCTGAAGATCCGTGTGCGCGCCAGCCTCAACACGGGCCCTTGCATCGCGGTCAAGCTGAACACCAACATCGACTACTTCGGGAGCACCGTGAACGCCGCCGCCAAGCTGCAGGCCTGCGCTGGCGCAGGCCAGATCGCGTTCCCAGATCACGTCGCGCGGCAACCGGCGGTCCAAGCGATGCTCGATGAGTTCGGCGCGTCGCTACACGACACCGAACTCGACTCGCCGGCCCTGGGCGGGCGAGCGCGGGTGCGCGTGTGGAACGTCAGCGTGGAGGAGTGA
- a CDS encoding CYTH domain-containing protein, producing MGVEIERKFLVKGDAWRAGARTIAMRQGYLSTDPDRTIRVRVEGDRATLTIKGRSSGNARREYNVPMDRGDAVELLDLAVGAVIEKTRYLIETDGVLWEVDEFQGANAGLVVAEVEGESEAALATAVARAPDWLGREVSDDTRFFNAALAERPFAAWPVQERSEVSGG from the coding sequence ATGGGAGTCGAGATCGAACGCAAGTTCCTGGTCAAGGGCGATGCTTGGCGCGCCGGAGCGCGCACCATCGCGATGCGGCAGGGTTACCTGAGCACGGATCCCGATCGAACCATCCGCGTTCGCGTGGAAGGAGATCGCGCGACCCTGACCATCAAGGGCCGTTCGAGCGGAAACGCGCGGCGCGAGTACAACGTGCCCATGGACCGCGGCGACGCCGTCGAGTTGCTCGACCTGGCCGTCGGCGCGGTCATCGAAAAGACGCGCTACCTGATCGAAACGGATGGAGTCCTGTGGGAGGTGGACGAGTTCCAGGGGGCCAATGCCGGATTGGTGGTCGCGGAAGTCGAAGGCGAGAGCGAGGCGGCGTTGGCGACTGCGGTAGCGCGTGCGCCAGACTGGCTCGGTCGCGAGGTCAGTGATGACACGCGCTTCTTCAACGCAGCGTTGGCAGAACGGCCCTTTGCTGCCTGGCCAGTACAGGAGCGAAGCGAAGTGAGCGGCGGCTGA